In Bacillota bacterium, a single window of DNA contains:
- a CDS encoding ABC transporter permease gives MKKTIGWVLIILVWQACAALVNKSVFPAPTSVFMALFNGSNFLFEHCAFSILRIFTGVAISLLIGVPTGILMGYFNKVDKALSPIAYFVSPIPKIALLPLIMLIFGIGEFSKIFIIVIIMIFQVIVTVRDSVKTIPEEYFIPFFTVRAPKRRIISDIILPASLPEIFTSIRIGLATAISVLFFTETFGTRYGMGFFIMDMWMRLDYPHMYLGIILLAFIGFVLTALLDYMEKLLCPWKKTK, from the coding sequence TTTGATTATATTAGTATGGCAGGCTTGCGCGGCTTTGGTAAATAAATCGGTTTTCCCTGCACCTACATCGGTTTTTATGGCATTATTTAACGGCAGCAATTTTTTGTTTGAACACTGTGCTTTCAGCATATTAAGGATTTTTACCGGTGTTGCGATTTCTTTACTTATCGGCGTTCCAACAGGGATACTTATGGGGTACTTTAATAAGGTGGATAAAGCGTTATCACCGATCGCATATTTTGTAAGCCCAATTCCTAAAATCGCGCTGCTTCCTTTAATAATGCTTATTTTCGGGATTGGAGAGTTTTCTAAAATTTTTATTATTGTTATTATTATGATCTTTCAAGTAATAGTGACTGTTCGCGATTCCGTCAAGACTATTCCTGAAGAATATTTTATTCCCTTTTTTACAGTTAGGGCACCTAAGAGGCGGATAATATCAGATATTATACTGCCTGCATCTTTGCCGGAGATATTTACATCTATAAGAATTGGACTTGCAACAGCAATTTCGGTTTTGTTTTTTACCGAAACATTCGGAACCAGATATGGAATGGGATTTTTTATAATGGATATGTGGATGCGTCTGGATTACCCGCATATGTATCTTGGCATAATACTTCTTGCGTTTATTGGTTTTGTACTTACAGCTTTGCTTGATTATATGGAAAAGTTACTTTGTCCATGGAAGAAAACTAAATAG